The genomic interval AACGGCACGATCGCGAGGAGCGCCATCGTGAGATAGGCCGAGCGCCATCCGCCTCCGGCGATCACCATGCCCATGAGCGGCGGCAGGAGGAGTCCGGCGGTGCCGAGGCCTCCGGCCACGATGCCGAGCGCGATGCCGCGCCGGCGGTCGAACTTCTCGACGACCGCCTTGGAATAGGTCACCGCGGAGGTGCCCGCGCCGAGCAGGCCGGCGATCGCGTAGAGGGCCAGGAACGTCGCGAGGCTCGAGGTGACGATCGAGAGCAGCGCCAGCACCGCGGCGAAGACGGGGATGGACACGATGGCGACCCGCTTCACGCCGTAGCGGTCCAGCAGCTTGCCGATGACCGGCAGCGCGGCGGCGAGGCCGAGCGAGCTGACGAGGGAGGCGAGGTTGATCTCGCCGCGGCCCCAGCCGAACTCCTCCTGCAGCGGCACGACGAGCGTGCCGAGGATGTAGCCGAGCGCGCTGAGGCCGACGCCGGCGCCGATCGTGCTGAAGACGAGGGTCGGCCAGCCGCGGCGGAACTCGCCTCGCGGGGTGTGGATCGCCGCGTCCTCGGCGATGGCGGTAGGGGACACGGGCACTCCTCGTTCGACGCTGAAATCAGGGATCGGCCCGCCGCGCGGCGGGTCCGGCCTTCATGGTCCCAGCGCCCAGGTATCCATGCAATCGCGTGATTCTGATGAGATATATTCACGACATGGATAGTCGGAGCCTGCCCGCGTTCGACCTGAACCTCCTGCGGCCGTTGCTGGCGCTGCTCGAGGAGCGGAGCGTCACCCGCGCCGCGGATCGCCTGCACCTGAGTCAGCCCGCGACCTCCGCGGCGCTGGCGCGACTGCGGCGCCACTACGACGACGCGCTTCTCGTGCGCGTCGGCCGCACGATGCAGCTGACCCCGTTCGCACGCGACCTGCTGCCGGCGGTCGGCCGCGCCGCCGCCGAACTCGAGCCGGTCATCGGACGCAAACGGCTGTTCGACCCCGCGCGCACGGAGCGCCGCTTCGTGATCGGCGCCACCGACTACATGACGGCGATCCTCGCGGGGCCCGTGCTCAGGGTGCTCTCGAGCGAGGCGCCGCGCGCCTCGCTCGACTTCGCGCCGCAGCCCGTCCGCGACGGCACGCTCGCGCCCTACGACCGGCTCGACCTCATCGTCGGCCCCGAGGGCTTCGGGCTGCCCGGCGCGAGCGAGGAGCTCTTCGTCGACGACTTCGTGCTCATCGCCGACCCGGGCAACCCCCTCGTCCGCCACCCGCGGCCGAGCATCGCGGAGCTCGTCGAGCTGCCGCACGCGATCGCCTACCTCAACGATCCCGACCACGACAATCTGCAGGACCTGCTGGGACGCGCGGGCATCGACCGGATCATCGTCGGGGCGCGACTGTTCGGCCTCGCGACGCTGCCGCTGCTCGTGGCCGACACCGAGATGGTCGCGCTCGTGCCCCGCATGCTCGCGGCGAAGGCCTCGCGCACGCTGAGCCTGGCCGTGTTCGAGCTGCCGCGCGGCATGGAGATCCCGATGGCGGAGCGCATGTACTGGCACCCGCGCGACGACGCCGATCCCGCGATCGAATGGCTGCGGGGCGTGCTGGCGCGCACCGTGCCGGCGCTCTCCCGGGAGCCGAGCGGCCCCGCGCCGCGCCTGCTGAGCCCGGCCGCGGGTCCGGGGGACGGCGACGGCGATGCCGGCCGGGCGCCTGCCCGGCGCGGGAGCGGCGAACCCCGGGTCCGGCCGTCCGGACACGGTTCATCCCCGCGCCACCCCGCGTCGGGCTAGGCTGAGCACGACCCGGGGCGACGGCGCCCCGCACCGTACGACGAACGGGGCGCTCATGACCAGTGACACCGTATCCGCGCGGCTGCGCGACGCGCTCGACGCGATCGAGCCCGCGCTCAGACCCCAGATCGCGCGGCTCGTCGCGCGCGCCGACGCCGAGGACCTCGATGAGCGCGAACCGCGCGACGTCGTGGGGGCCGCGCTCGCCCAGCGCGCGCTCGCCGCCTCCCGCGCGCCGGGCGAGACCCTCGTGGCCGTGTTCACGCCGACGCTGCGCGAGCACGGGTGGACCTCCCGGCGGACGATCGTGGACATCTGCACCGACGATGCGCCGTTCCTCGTCGACTCCGTCGCGATGGCCGTCGCGCGGCAGGGGCTGACGGTGCACCTGCTCATGCACCCCGTCGTGTCCGTGCGCCGCGACGAGGCCGGAGCGCTCCTCGAGCTCGACGCCCACGGCGGCGCCCTCGAGTCCTGGATCCACCTCGAAGTGGACCGGGTGCCGACCGAGGACGGCCAGCGCGAGCTCGAGGAGCGGCTGCGCGGCGTGCTCGGCGACGTGCACGCGGCGGTGCGCGACTGGCAGGCCATGCGCCGCGCCTGCCTCGAGATCGTCACCGATCTGCGTACGGCGGCGCCGCGGACCGTCGACCCTGCCGAGGTCGCGCCCGCCGTCGAGTTCCTCAACTGGCTCGCGGAGGACAACTTCACCTTCCTCGGGTATCGCGAGCACGTGCTCGAGACCGACGAGCACGGGGAGGACGTGCTGCGGTCCATCCCGCACACGGGGCTCGGCATCCTGCGCAAGTCGACCGCGGCGGTCGCCCGGCTGCGCCCCGAGGCCAGGCGCACCGCGCGCGAGCCCCGGCTGCTCACGATCACGAAGGCCAACTCGCGCGCGACGGTGCACCGCGACGTCACCCTCGACTCCATCGGCGTGCGCACCTTCGACGCGGAGGGGAACGTCACCGGCGAGCGCCGCTTCCTCGGGATGTTCACCTCGGTCGCCTACGCCTCCTCGGTGCTCGCCCTGCCGATCGTCTCGGCGAAGGTGCGGGCGGTGCTCGACGCCTCGGGCTTCGCGCCGACCTCGCACTCGGGCAAGGACCTGCTGCAGGTGCTCGAGAAGTACCCGAGGGACGAGCTCTTCCAGGACACCCCGGAGCACCTGCTCGCCGTCGCCGGCGAGGTCAGCCGGCTGC from Leucobacter allii carries:
- a CDS encoding LysR family transcriptional regulator, which encodes MDSRSLPAFDLNLLRPLLALLEERSVTRAADRLHLSQPATSAALARLRRHYDDALLVRVGRTMQLTPFARDLLPAVGRAAAELEPVIGRKRLFDPARTERRFVIGATDYMTAILAGPVLRVLSSEAPRASLDFAPQPVRDGTLAPYDRLDLIVGPEGFGLPGASEELFVDDFVLIADPGNPLVRHPRPSIAELVELPHAIAYLNDPDHDNLQDLLGRAGIDRIIVGARLFGLATLPLLVADTEMVALVPRMLAAKASRTLSLAVFELPRGMEIPMAERMYWHPRDDADPAIEWLRGVLARTVPALSREPSGPAPRLLSPAAGPGDGDGDAGRAPARRGSGEPRVRPSGHGSSPRHPASG